Proteins found in one bacterium genomic segment:
- a CDS encoding holo-ACP synthase gives MPIKPRTKREWTLRTLQEWTRSHVERTSVRSQVGAGVDIVAIARFYELDRARDGRMLARIFTVGELADAYAQQPAAQRLAARFSAKEAVVKALGALGCQPIPLARIEIVRGASGAPTVRINHPAAVGITVSVSMAHCDQHAIAYAIAYRVRSARQATTAQRAVRSYA, from the coding sequence ATGCCCATCAAGCCACGAACCAAGCGGGAGTGGACCCTCCGCACGCTTCAGGAGTGGACCCGCTCACACGTTGAGCGGACGTCCGTGCGATCGCAGGTTGGTGCCGGCGTTGATATCGTCGCCATTGCGCGGTTTTACGAGCTTGATCGCGCGCGTGATGGTCGAATGCTCGCGCGCATCTTCACGGTGGGGGAGCTTGCGGATGCGTACGCGCAGCAACCTGCCGCGCAGCGTCTTGCTGCGCGGTTTAGTGCAAAGGAGGCGGTGGTGAAGGCCCTTGGTGCTCTTGGGTGTCAGCCGATACCTCTTGCACGTATTGAGATTGTTCGTGGAGCGAGTGGAGCGCCGACGGTGCGTATCAACCATCCAGCGGCAGTGGGTATAACGGTGAGTGTGAGCATGGCTCATTGCGACCAGCATGCGATTGCATACGCGATCGCGTACAGGGTTCGCAGTGCTCGTCAGGCAACCACTGCACAGCGTGCGGTGCGTTCGTATGCATGA
- a CDS encoding DegT/DnrJ/EryC1/StrS family aminotransferase, whose product MQITAPRIIPFGKPLLGAEERAAVADVLAGSTFVHGPRVEEFEHRFAEFVGVKHAIAVSSCTTGLHLAYLAAGIGRGDEVIVPAQTHVATAFAVEYVGATPVFVDAEPRTGNIDLDAVEVAITSRTRALSLVHYLGMPVDMDRVRAIADRHRLFVVEDCALAIGTWFRGAHAGTFGDVGCFSFYPVKHMTTAEGGMVTTNDDALAAHMRRQRAFGLDKTVTERAIPGIYDVTMLGYNYRMNEIEAAIGTVQLTRVPGFLAARVRNDDALRVALARIPGIALLATSDGDGVSSRYCGLVMLSDALAPRRFEIVAALKARGVGTSIYYPHPVPHLTYFRTKYGYGLDTFPHAARISNHGIALPVGPHLTTDDMAYIAAMVTEAIAAVVVQQPLRVAVS is encoded by the coding sequence ATGCAAATCACTGCTCCGCGGATTATTCCCTTTGGGAAACCGTTGCTCGGTGCGGAAGAGCGTGCGGCGGTTGCGGACGTCCTCGCAGGTTCGACGTTCGTCCATGGTCCGCGCGTGGAGGAGTTCGAGCATCGCTTTGCAGAATTTGTCGGCGTGAAGCACGCGATCGCCGTGAGCTCTTGCACCACAGGTCTGCACCTCGCGTATCTTGCGGCTGGAATCGGTCGTGGCGACGAGGTGATCGTGCCGGCACAGACGCATGTGGCAACCGCGTTCGCCGTGGAGTACGTCGGCGCGACACCAGTGTTTGTGGATGCAGAGCCGCGCACGGGGAACATAGATCTCGATGCGGTGGAGGTGGCGATTACGTCCCGAACGCGCGCGCTCTCGCTCGTCCACTACCTCGGCATGCCGGTGGACATGGATCGCGTCCGCGCCATCGCGGATCGGCACCGCCTTTTCGTCGTGGAGGATTGCGCGCTCGCGATCGGCACGTGGTTCCGCGGTGCGCACGCGGGGACGTTTGGGGACGTTGGCTGCTTTTCGTTCTATCCCGTGAAGCACATGACGACCGCCGAGGGCGGCATGGTGACGACAAACGACGACGCGCTCGCGGCGCATATGCGTCGCCAGCGTGCGTTTGGTCTGGACAAGACCGTCACCGAGCGGGCAATCCCCGGCATCTATGATGTGACGATGCTCGGGTACAATTACCGGATGAACGAGATCGAGGCGGCAATCGGCACCGTGCAGCTCACGCGCGTCCCCGGATTCCTTGCTGCGCGTGTGCGCAATGACGACGCGCTCCGCGTCGCGCTCGCGCGTATTCCCGGCATCGCGCTCCTCGCAACGAGTGACGGCGACGGTGTCAGTAGTCGCTACTGCGGCCTCGTGATGCTCTCGGATGCACTCGCGCCGAGGCGCTTTGAGATTGTGGCAGCGCTCAAGGCGCGCGGCGTCGGCACGAGCATCTACTATCCACACCCGGTTCCGCACCTCACCTACTTCCGCACGAAGTACGGGTACGGTCTCGACACATTCCCGCACGCGGCGCGCATCAGCAATCACGGCATCGCACTCCCCGTCGGTCCGCACCTCACGACAGATGACATGGCGTACATTGCGGCGATGGTGACAGAAGCAATTGCGGCGGTTGTCGTGCAGCAACCTCTTCGGGTAGCTGTTTCATAA
- a CDS encoding methionyl-tRNA formyltransferase gives MRIVFWGKGARGVACLRALQQHGDEIACVVVHPDDAGHSPTSVRSVAAAFGIPVIAPENPNADAVALQLRAYRADLFVLGGYGKIIAQRIIDIPFVMTINLHGGKLPEYRGSSPMNWALIRGETSFTLSVIKVASGVDAGDVILDRTFPIGAHDTIVDLHTIAEREFPVMLMAAVEQLAHGTAALRVQDVARAAYLPLRFPDDGLILWDQLTAQEAHNRIRALTAPYPCAFTYADGRKVQLLRSELATLPMYGEPGRIYRITERGMLICAADRALWIVQATFADDGTPLRDAVQRYDRLATVREAVHAWYQSRATVAAPPLMRGTSP, from the coding sequence ATGCGAATCGTTTTTTGGGGGAAGGGCGCGCGCGGGGTCGCGTGTCTGCGGGCGCTCCAACAGCATGGAGACGAAATTGCATGCGTCGTTGTGCATCCGGATGATGCCGGACACTCCCCAACGTCCGTTCGGTCGGTCGCAGCAGCATTCGGTATTCCCGTGATTGCTCCGGAGAATCCGAACGCGGATGCTGTGGCATTGCAGCTCCGCGCGTACCGGGCAGATCTCTTCGTGCTTGGCGGGTACGGGAAGATTATTGCGCAGCGCATCATTGATATTCCGTTCGTGATGACGATCAATCTGCACGGCGGGAAGCTGCCCGAGTATCGCGGCTCTTCCCCCATGAACTGGGCGCTCATTCGCGGCGAAACATCGTTCACGCTATCGGTGATCAAAGTGGCGAGCGGCGTGGATGCTGGCGATGTCATTCTCGATCGTACGTTTCCTATTGGTGCGCATGATACGATTGTGGACCTGCATACGATTGCAGAACGTGAGTTTCCCGTCATGCTCATGGCGGCGGTGGAGCAGCTCGCACACGGGACTGCTGCATTGCGTGTACAGGATGTGGCACGCGCTGCGTATCTCCCGCTTCGGTTTCCCGATGACGGCCTTATCCTCTGGGATCAGCTCACCGCACAGGAGGCGCATAACCGCATCCGCGCGCTCACTGCGCCATACCCATGTGCGTTTACCTACGCGGACGGGCGGAAGGTGCAACTGCTCCGATCGGAACTCGCAACGCTTCCGATGTACGGCGAGCCAGGCCGCATCTACCGTATCACCGAGCGCGGCATGCTCATATGCGCTGCGGATCGCGCGCTTTGGATTGTCCAGGCGACATTCGCGGACGACGGCACGCCGTTGCGTGATGCGGTGCAGCGGTATGATCGGCTTGCGACCGTACGAGAAGCAGTACACGCGTGGTATCAGTCGCGTGCGACGGTGGCTGCTCCTCCACTGATGCGCGGTACATCGCCCTAA
- a CDS encoding HIT family protein: MVPSAVLEKFGYPDTLVREYMHWIVLVQRKPLTLGALLVVYRDDATTLGGITSEAWTEFAQVMRDVEHALARVFAPDRINLLFLMMATPEAHAAILPRYCEAREFGGMTFTDPGWPRAPVLDAVHELTPEQGAAHMHMVRVAFQDVDVSLPV, from the coding sequence ATGGTCCCATCTGCAGTTCTGGAAAAATTTGGTTACCCGGACACACTCGTCCGCGAGTACATGCATTGGATCGTTCTTGTGCAACGGAAGCCGCTCACCCTCGGCGCGCTCCTTGTGGTGTATCGTGATGACGCGACGACGCTTGGTGGAATCACGTCGGAAGCATGGACGGAATTCGCGCAGGTCATGCGCGATGTCGAGCATGCGCTCGCGCGGGTGTTTGCACCCGACCGCATAAACCTCCTGTTCCTCATGATGGCAACGCCCGAGGCGCACGCGGCGATTCTTCCACGGTATTGCGAGGCAAGGGAGTTTGGTGGGATGACGTTCACGGATCCGGGCTGGCCGCGCGCGCCGGTGCTCGATGCGGTGCACGAGCTGACACCGGAGCAGGGCGCGGCGCATATGCACATGGTACGGGTCGCATTCCAGGACGTAGATGTCTCTCTACCGGTATGA
- a CDS encoding NAD-dependent epimerase/dehydratase family protein: MALLSGRRIALIGGAGFIGHNLALGLRAEGAEVAIVDSLQINNLLAFVGEGVTQHRALYTRILHERLALLEAAGVPLYVQDARDYHPLTAVLKRIQPDAIVQLAAVAHANRSNKDPHSTFDHSLRTLENALDYSRGNVQHFVYFSSSMVYGNFPDGFASEDTPCHPMGIYGALKLAGELIVKSYHQVFGLPYTIVRPSALYGERCVSRRVGQIFIENAIAGQDIVVQGDGTDRLDFTCVHDLVHGIMCVLARPEAKNETFNLTYGTGRSIAELADVVRKEFPGITVRYEPKDALMPDRGTLDVAKARRMIGYTPQHPLERGYERYIGWYKGFHPAFAVPAAVAMPRTRTAVPA; encoded by the coding sequence ATGGCACTCTTGAGCGGACGGCGCATTGCGTTGATTGGCGGCGCAGGGTTCATCGGCCATAACCTCGCGCTCGGATTGCGCGCGGAGGGGGCGGAAGTTGCGATCGTGGATAGTTTGCAAATCAACAATCTCCTCGCATTTGTCGGCGAAGGCGTGACGCAGCACCGCGCGTTGTACACGCGTATCCTGCACGAGCGACTTGCGCTGCTCGAGGCCGCGGGTGTGCCGCTCTATGTGCAGGATGCGCGCGATTATCATCCGCTCACCGCAGTGCTCAAGCGCATCCAACCGGATGCCATTGTCCAGCTCGCGGCGGTCGCGCACGCGAATCGTTCGAACAAGGACCCGCATAGCACGTTTGACCACTCGCTCCGCACGCTCGAGAATGCGCTCGACTACTCGCGTGGGAATGTGCAGCACTTCGTGTACTTCTCGTCGTCCATGGTGTACGGAAATTTCCCGGATGGATTTGCGTCCGAAGATACGCCGTGTCATCCCATGGGTATTTACGGCGCGCTGAAGCTCGCCGGAGAGCTTATCGTGAAGTCCTATCATCAGGTGTTTGGATTGCCGTATACGATCGTCCGTCCGTCTGCGCTCTACGGCGAGCGGTGCGTCTCGCGCCGCGTGGGGCAGATTTTCATCGAGAATGCGATCGCAGGGCAGGACATTGTGGTGCAAGGGGACGGGACGGATCGGCTCGATTTCACCTGTGTACACGATCTCGTGCACGGCATCATGTGTGTCCTTGCGCGTCCAGAGGCAAAGAACGAGACGTTCAATCTCACCTACGGCACCGGCCGTTCCATCGCAGAGCTTGCGGATGTCGTGCGTAAGGAATTCCCCGGTATTACCGTCCGTTACGAGCCGAAAGACGCATTGATGCCAGACCGCGGAACGCTCGATGTCGCGAAGGCGCGTCGCATGATTGGGTACACACCGCAGCATCCGCTTGAGCGTGGATACGAGCGGTACATTGGTTGGTACAAGGGATTTCATCCTGCGTTCGCCGTGCCAGCGGCGGTGGCGATGCCCCGCACAAGGACGGCGGTGCCCGCGTGA
- a CDS encoding N-acetylneuraminate synthase family protein, whose amino-acid sequence MMIGHHNTASRVFVIAEIGNNHEGSRALAEDLIGRAALAGVDAVKFQTIVPERLVARTDERRLAQLRRFQLSYDDFRHLATVAQRAGVLFLSTPFDCESAAFLDALVPAYKVASGDLTFLPMIEVIAHTGKPVIFSTGAATVDEIRVAVAHVQGAWAARGVSGDHALLHCVASYPVPPGQANLGAISTLREQFPHSTIGYSDHTMGNDAAVAAVAIGARIVEKHFTLAHDYSDFRDHQLSATPDEIRVLVERIRAVELMMGSGVKVPQPCEEVGRSAFRRAVVAAEDLPEGIVLSAAHLTWVRPAGPFAPGQELGIIGKRLRRAVVAGTVLDPQCIEECMPERSLPV is encoded by the coding sequence ATGATGATTGGTCATCACAATACTGCATCGCGTGTATTCGTGATTGCAGAGATTGGCAATAATCACGAGGGTTCGCGTGCGCTTGCAGAAGACCTCATTGGTCGCGCCGCTCTCGCAGGAGTGGACGCGGTGAAGTTTCAGACCATTGTTCCGGAGCGACTTGTTGCGCGCACGGATGAGCGGCGTCTTGCGCAGCTACGCCGTTTTCAGCTTTCGTATGATGACTTTCGGCATCTCGCTACTGTTGCGCAACGGGCGGGCGTGCTCTTTCTTTCAACCCCATTCGATTGTGAGAGTGCGGCATTTCTTGATGCGCTCGTCCCTGCATACAAAGTCGCCTCGGGTGATCTGACATTCCTGCCGATGATCGAGGTCATCGCACATACGGGAAAGCCAGTTATTTTTTCGACTGGTGCTGCGACGGTAGACGAGATCCGTGTGGCAGTCGCTCACGTACAGGGAGCGTGGGCGGCGCGTGGCGTATCTGGAGATCATGCGCTCCTCCATTGCGTCGCATCGTATCCGGTACCGCCGGGACAGGCGAATCTTGGGGCGATCTCGACGCTACGGGAGCAATTTCCACATTCCACCATCGGATACTCGGATCACACCATGGGGAATGATGCGGCGGTTGCAGCGGTCGCGATCGGCGCGCGGATCGTCGAGAAGCATTTCACGCTTGCGCACGACTACTCAGATTTTCGCGACCATCAGCTCTCCGCAACTCCGGATGAGATCCGAGTACTCGTCGAACGCATCCGTGCGGTAGAGTTGATGATGGGAAGCGGCGTGAAGGTGCCACAGCCATGTGAGGAAGTGGGTAGGAGCGCATTCCGTCGGGCGGTAGTCGCTGCAGAAGATCTCCCGGAAGGAATCGTGCTGTCAGCCGCACACCTGACGTGGGTGCGCCCCGCGGGACCTTTTGCGCCAGGGCAGGAGCTTGGGATTATCGGGAAGCGTCTTCGACGTGCCGTAGTGGCGGGAACGGTTTTGGATCCACAGTGTATAGAAGAGTGCATGCCGGAGCGTTCGTTGCCCGTGTAG
- a CDS encoding Gfo/Idh/MocA family oxidoreductase, giving the protein MKKYTVAVIGCGWIGLGAQLDPLRIAPASHAQAATMYRRTSLAALADTDRRSLARAKQLYPDVPRFSDIARMLVTVQPDIVIIATSPESHCALVRLAAKHRVQAILCEKPIAHDVQEAREAIRACRTYRVPLFVNHSRRFDPWIRKFRENLRGGYVRDTFLGPVRMAVASYDKGLYHGGTHFIDLLRYFLGNVRWVSAVPSTVYPRDPHDVRVDALLGFDGATAALQYFDSAQYSLSEMSFFGEKGRMNLKHESGLTIEIIGTRASDEYSSYRELNDERVKRVGPPRSFLTPVLPHIVDCLEGRDVPVSTGEDALRVLMVIRALEQSAQKDGKRVVLRNG; this is encoded by the coding sequence ATGAAAAAATATACGGTCGCGGTTATTGGATGCGGATGGATTGGGCTCGGTGCGCAGCTCGATCCGTTGCGTATTGCGCCGGCGAGCCACGCGCAGGCCGCGACGATGTATCGGCGCACGTCACTCGCGGCACTCGCGGATACGGATCGGCGATCGCTCGCGCGCGCGAAGCAGCTCTATCCCGATGTGCCGCGCTTCTCGGACATCGCGCGGATGCTCGTGACCGTTCAACCCGACATTGTCATCATCGCGACGTCCCCGGAATCGCACTGCGCACTGGTGCGGCTCGCCGCAAAGCACCGCGTACAGGCGATCCTCTGCGAGAAACCGATTGCGCACGATGTGCAGGAGGCGCGCGAGGCCATTCGCGCCTGCCGGACGTACCGAGTTCCGCTTTTTGTCAATCACAGCCGCCGGTTTGATCCGTGGATTCGGAAGTTCCGCGAGAATCTCCGCGGCGGATACGTGCGTGATACGTTCCTCGGGCCCGTGCGCATGGCGGTTGCGTCGTACGATAAGGGACTGTACCATGGGGGTACGCATTTCATTGATCTCCTGCGGTATTTTCTTGGGAACGTGCGGTGGGTGAGTGCGGTTCCTAGCACCGTGTATCCGCGCGATCCGCACGATGTGCGCGTGGATGCGCTGCTCGGATTTGACGGGGCCACTGCGGCGTTGCAGTATTTTGATTCGGCACAGTATTCGCTCTCCGAGATGAGTTTTTTTGGTGAGAAGGGGCGCATGAATCTCAAGCATGAGTCGGGGCTGACCATCGAGATCATCGGCACCCGTGCGAGCGATGAGTATTCGAGCTACCGAGAGCTCAACGACGAGCGCGTGAAGCGCGTCGGCCCGCCACGGAGCTTCCTTACGCCTGTCCTCCCGCACATCGTGGATTGCCTTGAGGGGCGGGATGTGCCGGTGAGCACAGGCGAGGATGCACTCCGCGTCCTCATGGTGATTCGTGCACTTGAGCAGAGCGCGCAAAAGGATGGGAAACGAGTCGTGTTGAGGAACGGATAG
- a CDS encoding glycosyltransferase family protein — MSKVVATIEARMGATRLPGKMALELLPGLPALGAVIERVQRAQRIDEVVVATSTEQRDDAIIAIAERFGARTFRGSETDVLGRVVGAGASAGADVLVLVTGDCPCISPMVLDRGVAAFFARRCDFLSNCLEDTFPQGIDVQVVRFPALQRAHAMAQEEPHRNNLDNFEHVNYFIRNHSDAFSIYRYTAPPQYHRPALTLLLDTPADLGMMRAIYERFHSTDSSFDIDDVLALADAHPEIFTSAQQPDINRVGYTV; from the coding sequence ATGTCGAAGGTTGTTGCCACGATCGAAGCGCGGATGGGCGCGACGCGACTTCCCGGGAAGATGGCCCTGGAGCTTCTCCCAGGGTTGCCAGCACTCGGCGCGGTGATCGAGCGCGTCCAGCGCGCACAGCGGATTGATGAAGTGGTGGTGGCGACGAGCACCGAGCAACGCGATGATGCCATTATCGCTATCGCGGAGCGGTTTGGCGCGCGCACGTTCCGCGGGAGCGAGACCGATGTCCTCGGGCGCGTCGTTGGTGCTGGCGCATCGGCGGGCGCGGATGTGCTCGTCCTCGTGACGGGGGATTGCCCGTGTATCTCGCCGATGGTGCTTGATCGCGGGGTTGCAGCATTCTTTGCACGGAGGTGCGACTTCCTCTCCAATTGTCTTGAGGATACCTTCCCACAGGGTATTGATGTGCAGGTGGTGCGCTTCCCTGCGCTCCAACGCGCGCATGCGATGGCACAGGAGGAGCCACACCGGAACAATCTGGATAACTTCGAGCACGTGAACTACTTCATTCGGAATCACTCGGACGCGTTTTCCATCTATCGCTACACTGCACCGCCGCAATACCATCGCCCCGCACTTACGCTCCTCCTTGATACTCCAGCAGATCTCGGCATGATGCGGGCGATCTACGAACGGTTCCATTCCACAGATTCGAGTTTTGACATTGATGACGTCCTTGCGCTCGCGGATGCGCACCCCGAGATTTTTACATCGGCACAGCAGCCGGACATCAATCGCGTGGGGTACACGGTATGA
- the asnB gene encoding asparagine synthase (glutamine-hydrolyzing), which produces MCGIAGYIGTQPPDDTRAVATLATMHRRGPDAQRFVRLPMRDRMCVFLHTRLSIIDLDPRAHLPMTIGGCTLIFNGEIYNYLELRKCLEARGIVFRTTSDSEVLLQSYLTFGERCVDDFEGMWAFAIHDARSQTVFLSRDRFGEKPLYLLETTGGVLFGSEIKFLAALSGQRLVVNTPQVLRYLVNGYKSLMKGSETFFQGVREVPYATNVIVQSDGAVRSYRYWQPHCTLQDMTLADAVEGFRARLLESMRIRLRADVPLAFCLSGGVDSASLASIAAKEFGYRVATFSVIDHDPRYNEEPNIQEIVADIGSVHTAIPFPQPGFFERLEQLIAYHDAPIATISYFVHSYLSEAIAHAGYRVAISGTAADELVTGYYDHFPLHLYEMRNHPAYARARSDFITHVAPMVRNPLLRDPDLYSADRQFRGHVYDERDRFLQYVTVDFREEFREHIFCDSLLRNRMLNELFHEVVPVILREDDLNSMYYSVENRSPYLDTRLCEFAFRIPAEHLIRDGYGKYVLREAMRGTLHDRVRLDRQKKGFNVSLASLIDLRDGAVRERILAPGRIFDLVDRRAVAELMDANPLPNSTSKFLFNVINAQLFLAACA; this is translated from the coding sequence ATGTGCGGCATCGCCGGCTACATCGGAACACAACCCCCGGACGACACGCGCGCGGTTGCCACATTGGCAACCATGCACCGTCGCGGTCCGGACGCGCAGCGTTTCGTGCGCTTGCCTATGCGCGATCGCATGTGCGTGTTCCTCCATACGCGTTTGAGTATCATTGATCTCGATCCCCGCGCGCACCTCCCCATGACCATCGGGGGTTGCACGCTCATTTTCAACGGTGAAATTTACAACTACCTTGAGCTCCGGAAGTGCCTCGAAGCGCGTGGTATCGTGTTCCGTACGACTTCCGATTCCGAGGTGCTCCTTCAATCGTACCTCACCTTCGGTGAACGCTGCGTGGATGATTTTGAGGGGATGTGGGCGTTTGCGATTCACGACGCGCGCTCGCAGACGGTGTTTCTTTCGCGTGATCGGTTTGGCGAGAAGCCGCTGTATCTTCTCGAGACGACAGGAGGCGTGTTGTTCGGCTCCGAGATCAAATTCCTTGCAGCACTGTCTGGACAGCGTCTCGTCGTGAATACGCCGCAGGTGCTTCGGTATCTGGTGAACGGGTACAAGTCGCTCATGAAGGGGTCGGAGACGTTTTTTCAGGGTGTGCGCGAGGTGCCTTACGCGACGAACGTCATTGTTCAGTCGGATGGTGCCGTGCGTTCGTATCGCTACTGGCAGCCGCACTGCACACTCCAAGACATGACGCTTGCAGACGCAGTGGAGGGATTCCGTGCGCGACTGCTCGAGAGTATGCGCATCCGTCTCCGTGCGGATGTTCCGCTCGCGTTCTGTTTGAGCGGCGGTGTGGACTCGGCATCACTTGCCTCCATCGCGGCGAAGGAGTTTGGATATCGCGTCGCCACATTCTCCGTCATTGATCACGATCCACGCTATAATGAGGAGCCGAACATTCAGGAAATCGTTGCGGATATTGGGAGCGTGCACACCGCCATCCCGTTTCCGCAGCCGGGTTTTTTTGAGCGCCTCGAGCAGCTCATTGCGTACCACGATGCGCCGATTGCGACCATTTCATACTTCGTGCATTCCTACCTGTCCGAGGCAATCGCGCATGCCGGCTACCGCGTTGCGATCTCTGGCACTGCGGCAGACGAGCTGGTAACGGGCTACTACGATCATTTTCCGCTCCACCTCTATGAGATGCGAAATCATCCGGCGTATGCACGCGCGCGGAGTGATTTCATCACGCATGTGGCACCCATGGTGCGCAATCCGCTGTTGCGGGATCCCGATCTCTACAGTGCCGATAGACAGTTCCGCGGCCATGTGTACGATGAACGTGACCGGTTCCTGCAGTACGTGACCGTGGACTTCCGTGAGGAATTTCGCGAACACATCTTTTGCGATTCGCTCCTGCGTAACCGGATGCTCAATGAGTTGTTTCATGAAGTGGTGCCGGTGATTCTGCGCGAGGACGATTTGAATTCGATGTACTACTCGGTGGAGAACCGCAGTCCATACCTCGACACGCGTCTCTGCGAGTTCGCGTTCCGCATTCCCGCAGAGCACCTCATTCGTGACGGGTACGGCAAGTACGTGCTCCGCGAGGCCATGCGCGGTACGCTGCACGACCGCGTGCGGCTTGATCGCCAGAAGAAGGGATTCAACGTTTCTCTTGCATCGCTCATTGATCTGCGCGACGGTGCGGTTCGCGAGCGGATCCTCGCGCCGGGCCGGATTTTTGACCTCGTGGATCGTCGCGCCGTCGCGGAACTCATGGATGCGAACCCGCTGCCCAACAGTACCAGCAAGTTTTTGTTCAACGTCATCAATGCGCAGTTGTTTCTTGCTGCGTGCGCGTGA
- a CDS encoding DegT/DnrJ/EryC1/StrS family aminotransferase: protein MSILALHGGTPVRRHPFPDYRTIGAEEQAAVARVLESGTLSGFLGSWDARFFGGPEVRALEEEWAQRFGVRHAIAVNSATSGLMAAVGAAGISPGDEVIVSPYTMSASATVPLWYGGIPVFADIEPEYFCLDPASVRARITPRTKAIIVVDLFGQPYDADVIAAIAREHHLIVIEDAAQAPGARYRGRHAGTLGDVGVFSLNCHKHIQAGEGGVVVTDDDALANRVRLIRNHAEAVVGDKGETDLVNMVGCNIRMTEVEAAISRCQLRKLDAFVRERLDNCAYLTERLRTIPALMPAVARPDAVHVYYEQPFLFRSDVAGCSRDAFLDAVRAELAPTKNHEDLGVRIWGGYCTPLYQLPLFQRRIAFGRSGYPFTLAHPSALATYAAGSCPVAERMHASDLFISELMHPGLSRQDLDDIVAAFEKVFLHRRAITGERALTGEQSGHRAW from the coding sequence ATGTCAATACTCGCACTCCATGGCGGCACTCCGGTCCGGCGACACCCGTTTCCCGATTATCGCACCATCGGCGCGGAGGAACAGGCGGCAGTCGCGCGTGTGCTCGAGAGCGGTACGCTCTCCGGGTTCCTCGGCTCGTGGGATGCGCGGTTTTTTGGCGGCCCGGAAGTGCGTGCGCTCGAGGAAGAGTGGGCGCAGCGATTCGGCGTGCGCCACGCGATCGCGGTGAACTCTGCCACCTCGGGACTCATGGCTGCGGTGGGGGCAGCGGGGATCAGCCCGGGCGATGAGGTGATTGTCTCCCCGTACACCATGAGCGCGTCTGCGACGGTGCCACTCTGGTACGGCGGTATCCCCGTGTTTGCGGACATCGAGCCAGAGTATTTTTGTCTCGATCCTGCATCCGTGCGCGCACGGATCACGCCGCGAACGAAAGCGATCATCGTGGTAGACCTTTTCGGGCAGCCATACGATGCGGATGTCATCGCCGCGATTGCGCGTGAGCATCACCTCATCGTCATTGAGGACGCGGCGCAGGCACCCGGCGCGCGCTATCGTGGACGCCATGCGGGTACACTCGGCGACGTTGGCGTCTTCTCGCTCAACTGCCATAAACACATCCAGGCCGGGGAGGGAGGGGTCGTCGTGACCGATGATGATGCGCTCGCAAACCGCGTGCGACTCATCCGCAATCACGCGGAGGCGGTGGTGGGTGACAAAGGCGAGACAGATCTCGTGAACATGGTTGGGTGCAACATTCGCATGACGGAAGTAGAGGCGGCGATCAGCCGATGTCAGCTCCGGAAGCTCGATGCGTTCGTGCGGGAGCGGCTCGACAATTGCGCATACCTCACCGAGCGCCTGCGTACGATTCCTGCACTGATGCCGGCGGTCGCTCGGCCCGATGCGGTCCACGTGTATTATGAGCAGCCGTTCCTATTTCGGAGCGACGTTGCCGGGTGCTCGCGTGATGCATTCCTCGACGCGGTGCGCGCTGAGCTGGCTCCAACCAAAAACCACGAGGACCTCGGCGTGCGAATATGGGGAGGGTACTGCACACCACTCTATCAATTGCCCCTCTTTCAGCGGCGCATCGCATTCGGCCGCAGTGGATACCCGTTCACGCTCGCACATCCGAGCGCGCTCGCGACGTACGCAGCGGGGAGCTGTCCCGTTGCCGAGCGTATGCACGCATCGGATCTTTTTATCAGTGAACTCATGCACCCCGGACTCTCGCGGCAGGACCTCGATGACATCGTCGCGGCGTTTGAAAAGGTCTTCCTGCATCGGCGGGCGATCACGGGGGAGCGTGCGTTGACGGGGGAGCAATCTGGGCATCGTGCGTGGTGA